From one Gemella morbillorum genomic stretch:
- a CDS encoding S8 family peptidase: protein MNKIYSNSFMWAYKRVMPKRITTSKEIKIAVIDSGVDNEHPEIKNNVLQGRDYLGDNTHGLIDTFGHGTQVSGVILILNRNVKIIPYKVMKEFNDGISLNIIKAIYDAIEDGAKIINISLGSYKNPNIKEEKYIIDMYIKAIQYAKENNVIIVASAGNEGNDLSKFDKIHVPGGLEGVVSVGASTRNGNLANYSNYGLINIVAPAGNYEYDNNRKIINVEEMVFTYTSNTSPFNVIGYMGGLSRGYTFSFGTSIATPFVTAALSVIIGNNYNITTGEALRVLYNNAESTCSDERLNEYKEVRIR, encoded by the coding sequence ATGAATAAAATTTATAGTAATAGTTTTATGTGGGCGTATAAAAGGGTTATGCCTAAAAGAATTACAACTAGCAAAGAAATAAAAATAGCAGTAATAGATAGTGGAGTAGATAATGAACATCCAGAGATAAAAAATAATGTATTACAAGGTAGGGATTATTTAGGGGATAATACACATGGATTAATAGATACTTTTGGACATGGAACACAAGTTTCGGGAGTGATACTGATTTTAAACAGAAATGTGAAGATAATTCCTTATAAAGTTATGAAAGAATTTAATGATGGTATATCATTGAATATAATCAAAGCAATTTATGATGCTATTGAAGATGGTGCTAAAATTATAAATATAAGTTTAGGAAGTTATAAAAATCCTAATATAAAAGAAGAAAAATATATTATAGATATGTATATTAAAGCAATCCAGTATGCTAAAGAAAATAATGTGATAATAGTTGCTTCTGCTGGTAACGAGGGAAATGATTTGAGTAAGTTTGATAAGATACATGTACCTGGAGGATTGGAAGGTGTTGTATCAGTAGGAGCTAGTACCAGAAATGGAAATTTGGCAAATTATTCAAATTATGGATTAATTAATATAGTAGCCCCAGCAGGGAATTATGAATATGATAACAATAGGAAAATTATAAATGTTGAGGAAATGGTGTTTACATATACTTCAAATACATCTCCATTTAATGTTATAGGATATATGGGGGGATTGTCAAGAGGATATACGTTTAGTTTTGGAACAAGTATTGCTACTCCATTCGTAACTGCAGCTTTATCTGTTATTATAGGAAATAATTATAATATAACAACTGGTGAGGCATTAAGAGTTCTTTATAATAATGCAGAAAGCACATGTAGTGATGAGAGATTAAATGAGTATAAGGAAGTAAGAATAAGATAA
- the lanM gene encoding type 2 lanthipeptide synthetase LanM, whose amino-acid sequence MDYNKITSFSEKLSNLAKLEIQAKDLKYYEDWINRNTLLTNENFKSISKLMYGSIDNYRHILSSNFLEKEKTENYYEEIFSVIMEFYINSKKQYNSTFYPMRGFIEYVETKMEISVRNLKIESIIKSRVLSSYINMIDSIFINSIVDDIRWYKENKKLNGKSKETKYSNYVFDRFSNNSIECFFYKYQYLFKILVDRTAYFIENINTLFYRLDKDFHDLQSNFSIESDILTNIDFNAGDTHNKGKSVIILSFNDKKIVYKPKKYDTTTVINSIYAYCNSNYNTNFKLINILSRKNYSYENFISSKEVSAMSDIKKFYRNYGELLGLAYILKATDLHFENIIAHGEYPVVIDTETFFQQNIPLKFIDHANINIKYDYMNSVITTGLIPFKILTERSKDKREGIDISGLSVGGTKIPFKTLSIVNRGSEDIKYEYVTKNIHKSNNVPIFKGEIYSYINYKEDIKEGFYDFLKKIENNKEEFKKSLKELANDLVVRNVLRGTQRYCDLLMYSYHPECLKDIREREKTLENLFSYNFNNKEICVSEYYQLLLGDVPIFYNKINSKDLFSEDKYINNVYSSPIIDLVIENIDKLEEKNIKKQLLYIDFSFNTYKKYEIKDNVVRENSDISYDFLDSLLINTYNELEESMYICEKSKTVNWLDITTRDFGDNITGLEDNMYDGLSSVYIFYVIYEYRFKINCSKIKNYIKNTIKSLSENSNKGYSVFYGNYSLIYPLLLDYKLNKNKGSLKYAEKLILDFYENLSENHDYDWIRGISSYIKLCYVVYDITKKDKYYTIYSNLLKGAIIKNVNSDNSFAHGIGSLYHVYSLDSKYNIYSSQINMKLVNNNSWCKGNIGIVLSCISSNKSKNDILGLLSTFMPEEFENDSLCHGNAGLLELIITLETSYGIFTYSDLKKAIISRMMNEYKENLYFRLQGRVYMKSKSIFVGYLGVVYQLFRILDRNIPNILLLNYN is encoded by the coding sequence ATGGATTATAATAAAATAACATCATTTAGTGAAAAATTATCAAATTTAGCTAAGTTAGAAATACAAGCTAAAGATTTAAAATATTATGAAGATTGGATAAATAGAAATACTTTATTAACTAATGAAAATTTTAAAAGTATTTCAAAATTAATGTATGGAAGTATAGATAATTATAGACATATATTAAGTTCAAATTTTTTAGAAAAAGAAAAAACTGAAAATTATTATGAAGAAATTTTTAGTGTAATTATGGAATTTTATATTAATAGTAAGAAACAATATAATAGTACGTTTTATCCTATGAGAGGTTTTATAGAGTATGTAGAGACTAAAATGGAGATTAGTGTTAGAAATTTAAAAATAGAATCTATTATCAAAAGTAGGGTATTATCTTCTTATATAAATATGATTGATTCTATTTTTATAAATAGTATAGTTGATGATATAAGATGGTATAAAGAAAATAAAAAATTGAATGGGAAAAGCAAAGAAACTAAGTATTCTAATTATGTATTTGATAGATTTTCAAATAATAGTATAGAATGTTTTTTTTATAAGTATCAATATTTATTTAAAATATTAGTCGATAGGACTGCATATTTTATTGAAAATATAAATACACTTTTTTATAGATTAGATAAAGATTTTCATGATTTACAGAGTAATTTTAGTATAGAAAGTGATATTCTAACTAATATAGATTTTAATGCGGGTGATACTCATAATAAAGGTAAATCAGTAATTATATTAAGTTTTAATGATAAGAAGATAGTATATAAACCTAAAAAATATGATACAACAACTGTTATTAATAGTATATATGCATATTGTAATAGTAATTATAATACAAATTTTAAATTAATTAATATATTATCAAGAAAAAATTATAGTTATGAAAATTTTATATCAAGTAAAGAGGTTAGTGCTATGTCTGATATAAAGAAATTTTATAGAAACTATGGGGAATTATTAGGACTAGCATACATATTGAAAGCAACAGATTTACATTTTGAAAATATAATAGCACATGGTGAGTATCCAGTAGTAATTGATACTGAAACTTTTTTCCAGCAGAATATTCCTTTAAAATTTATAGATCATGCAAATATAAATATAAAATATGATTACATGAACTCTGTAATAACAACAGGTTTAATTCCGTTTAAAATTCTAACAGAAAGGAGTAAAGATAAAAGAGAGGGTATTGATATAAGTGGTTTAAGTGTAGGTGGTACCAAAATACCTTTTAAAACATTGTCTATAGTAAATAGAGGATCTGAGGATATAAAATATGAATATGTAACTAAAAATATTCATAAATCTAATAATGTACCTATTTTCAAAGGAGAAATATATTCTTATATTAATTATAAAGAGGATATTAAAGAAGGTTTCTATGATTTTTTAAAAAAAATAGAAAATAATAAAGAAGAATTTAAAAAATCTTTAAAAGAATTGGCTAATGATTTAGTAGTAAGAAATGTATTAAGAGGTACTCAACGATATTGTGATTTATTGATGTATTCATATCATCCAGAATGTTTAAAAGATATAAGAGAAAGAGAAAAGACATTAGAAAATTTGTTCAGTTATAATTTTAATAATAAGGAAATATGTGTAAGTGAGTATTATCAATTATTGTTAGGCGATGTTCCTATATTTTATAATAAAATAAATAGTAAAGATTTATTTTCTGAAGATAAATATATAAATAATGTATATTCTAGTCCAATTATAGATTTAGTTATTGAAAATATAGATAAATTAGAAGAAAAAAATATAAAGAAACAATTGCTATATATTGATTTTTCTTTTAATACGTATAAAAAATATGAAATAAAAGATAATGTGGTAAGAGAAAATTCAGATATAAGTTATGATTTTTTAGACTCTTTATTAATTAATACATATAATGAATTAGAAGAAAGTATGTATATATGTGAAAAATCTAAAACAGTTAATTGGCTTGATATTACTACGAGAGACTTTGGTGATAATATTACTGGGTTAGAAGACAATATGTACGATGGATTATCTTCAGTATATATATTTTACGTTATATATGAATATAGATTTAAAATTAATTGTAGTAAAATAAAAAATTATATAAAAAATACGATAAAATCATTGAGTGAAAATTCCAATAAAGGATATAGTGTGTTTTATGGGAATTATAGTTTAATATACCCTTTATTGCTTGATTATAAATTAAATAAAAACAAAGGTTCTTTAAAATATGCTGAAAAACTAATATTAGATTTCTATGAAAATTTATCTGAAAATCATGATTATGATTGGATTAGAGGAATTAGTAGCTATATTAAATTATGCTATGTAGTGTATGATATAACTAAAAAAGATAAATATTATACAATATATAGTAATTTATTAAAAGGGGCAATTATTAAAAATGTTAATTCAGATAATAGTTTTGCTCATGGAATAGGTAGTTTATATCATGTATATTCTTTAGATAGTAAGTATAATATATATTCTAGTCAAATCAATATGAAATTAGTAAATAATAATAGTTGGTGTAAGGGAAATATAGGAATAGTATTATCATGTATATCATCTAATAAATCTAAGAATGATATTTTAGGTTTATTATCAACATTTATGCCAGAAGAGTTTGAAAATGATAGTTTATGTCATGGTAATGCAGGATTATTAGAGTTAATTATAACTTTGGAAACTAGCTATGGAATCTTTACATATTCAGACTTAAAAAAAGCTATAATATCAAGAATGATGAATGAATATAAAGAAAATTTATATTTTAGATTACAGGGGCGAGTATACATGAAATCTAAAAGTATATTTGTAGGATATCTAGGTGTTGTGTATCAACTATTTAGAATTTTAGACAGAAATATTCCAAATATACTACTGTTAAATTATAATTAG
- a CDS encoding lichenicidin A2 family type 2 lantibiotic encodes MENFKKYDELTEEEMRNLQGTEDVQAETTPVCAFTAASSIVCADVVTVTISFATCR; translated from the coding sequence ATGGAAAACTTTAAAAAGTATGATGAGTTAACAGAAGAAGAAATGAGAAATTTACAAGGTACAGAAGATGTTCAAGCAGAAACAACTCCTGTTTGTGCTTTTACTGCTGCCAGCTCAATTGTATGTGCTGATGTTGTAACAGTTACAATTTCTTTTGCAACTTGTAGATAA
- the yidC gene encoding membrane protein insertase YidC — protein sequence MNKNKRYLVISLIFTSILISGCSATSTDGFFYNTFVKNMDMFLAKLYTFTGNWGISIIIITLIVRGAVVPFMLKNYKRQKNMSMNMEKAKPELEEIQKKIKELQTEEARAITKEKKAEYRTLQIENQREMFAIYKKYDCNPLSLGSFAPILFQAPFVTALYYTLYNPIYSKDILNAKFLNIPLGEKSYIILILIFIIYYIAGKLSLTLTTKNQNQIMANDNPINTEFMGKITVWISPIMLIFITYSNVAAIGLYFTISGIIFTIQVILGKKLYPPHKVIIKNEKKIQTGTLITNKSKKKKKKK from the coding sequence ATGAACAAAAATAAAAGATATTTAGTTATCTCTCTTATATTTACTTCAATATTGATATCTGGTTGCTCAGCAACCAGTACAGACGGCTTTTTTTACAATACTTTTGTAAAAAACATGGATATGTTTTTAGCTAAACTGTATACATTTACTGGAAACTGGGGAATTTCAATTATAATTATTACATTAATAGTACGTGGAGCTGTTGTTCCATTTATGCTTAAAAACTATAAACGTCAAAAAAATATGAGCATGAATATGGAAAAAGCTAAACCGGAACTTGAAGAAATACAAAAAAAAATAAAAGAACTCCAAACAGAAGAAGCTCGCGCCATAACTAAAGAAAAAAAAGCAGAATACAGAACATTACAAATAGAAAATCAAAGAGAAATGTTTGCAATTTATAAAAAATATGATTGTAATCCACTATCACTAGGAAGTTTTGCTCCTATTTTATTTCAAGCGCCTTTCGTTACAGCATTGTACTATACTTTATATAATCCAATTTACTCTAAAGATATATTAAATGCTAAGTTTTTGAATATCCCTTTAGGAGAAAAATCATACATTATATTAATTTTAATATTTATAATATACTACATTGCCGGGAAATTATCACTAACATTAACAACAAAAAATCAAAACCAAATAATGGCTAATGATAATCCCATTAATACAGAATTTATGGGGAAAATTACAGTTTGGATTTCTCCTATTATGCTAATTTTTATAACTTATTCTAATGTCGCTGCAATTGGACTTTACTTTACTATTAGTGGAATAATTTTTACCATTCAAGTTATTCTCGGTAAAAAACTTTATCCTCCTCATAAAGTAATAATAAAAAATGAAAAAAAAATACAAACCGGAACATTAATAACTAATAAATCTAAGAAAAAGAAAAAGAAAAAATAA